CTGGAGTGATCCAAGAATGACCTGGCAGCGGAGGGGTAGTTGGCCTTACTCATGTCGGTTGGGATGGCTCATCTTGCTGGTTTTTTGCGGTTGCGTTCGTCATTCCGTGTCCTTGGATACTACCTCTGCTCGAGTGGCTCAAACCCCCTCGGTATCTTCGCAGCTTCTCGACCGAGCTAAGGCCCTGGAAAAGGAGTCCCACTCAGCCCCGGAGCCAAATGCGCAGGAGGCGGTAATTCGTAGTGCCTCCTTTCATGGAGATAGAGAGCCAAGCTCGCCTGCGGAGCGAGTCAGTGAATCGAGGCTAAATCCGAAGGGGATCGATGGGGCATCCCCGTCTGCGGCGACATCTCTGCCTCAAGTAGCGAAGCTGGATTTGTCTCAAGCAGCAAAGCTAGAGCTGTCCGATTTGGAATGGGAGGTGCTGGCCCGGAATCCCACTCTCGTGGAGATGACAGCGGCTTGGCAAGCGGCCATGGCTCGGTATCCCCAAGCGGTCGCTCTAGACGATCCGATGTTCACGGGAGCGGTTGGTCCAGGCACCATCGGCACGGCTCAGGTGGATTTTGCCTTCTCTGTACAGGTATCCCAGCGGTATCCCTGGGGGGGAAAACGCGCGTTGCGTGGACAGCAGGCCTTGGCGGAAGCGGCAGCGGCTGGGCAGGACTTGATCGAGGCGAAGTTGCAACTGGTCGAGGCTACACAGTGGGCTTTTTACGATTATTACTGGTCGGAACGTGCTCTGGCGTTGAATCGAGAGAATCTCCAACGCTGGCAGGAAGCCCGGCAGAATGCCGAGGTGCGATACAAGAGCGGTCAGGCACCTCAACAGGATGTTTTGCAAGCCGAGGTCGAGATCGGGCGGCTCCAGGAGCGAGAATTGCAGTTGCGGCGGATGCAACAAGTGGCCAAAGCCCGGCTCAATGCCTTGCTCCATCGATCTCCGGAGGCGGATTTACCACCCCCGGCTGAACCCCCGCCCCCTGATCAGGCATTACCATCCGCCGAGCAGTGGCAACAGCTCGCCATACAGCGGCGGCCCGACTTGCAAGCGCTCTATCAACGTTTGGCAGCAGATCAGGCCGCCCTCGCCTTGGCAGAACGCGACTTCTACCCCGATGTGGAAGTGATGGCGGGATACAATTCCTTCATGCCCGAACGGCCGGTCAGGCCCATGGTCGGTGTGGGATGGAATTTGCCGGTCCGTAGGGATCGACGTCACGCTGCCGTCCGAGAAGCCCAAGCCCGAACGGCTCAGCGACGGGCGCAAATCGAACGGCTGATCGACCAGATCCGTTTCGAGGTCCAGGAAGCCTACGAGCTGCTCCGAGAAAGCGAACAGACACAACGATTGCTGGCACGGACCATTCTGCCCGCAGCCGAAGCGAATGTGCGCGAAGCGCGTGCCGCCTACATCGCGGGGAGAATTCCGTTTGTTACATATGTAGAAGCCGAGCGCCAATGGATTCAGTGGCGGGAAAAATACTATGAGATTGTTGCGGAAGTAGGGCGGCGGAAAGCACGATTGGAACGGGTTGCAGGAGGACCATTCGATCCTTCCTCTCATCAGCCCGCTGATGCTATCCCGCCGTCATCGCCGACCCCGCCGTGATGGAATTAACTCTCGTCTTCGCGTGAGCTGAGAAGCCATCGAGTCCTGCAATCGCTGGTTTGCGAGCATCCCCGTTCCCGGCGTGCTGATCCGAAATCGCCTCGTGATCCTATCGAGCCATCCCGAAAAACAGGATGGTGCCAGACTGTGGCTTGTTATGGTCGGGGGCACGCATGGGAAGAACGGGACCCGTCAGGGGGAGGGGGGTGCAACCAGGGAATACCGGTTATCCTCAGTCGGAGGTAGGGCAGGGGAGAGGGGAAGAGACTCGGCTAGGGTCGTGTGGGCTTCTGGTCCAGGTGTGGATAGGGCAGCCCGTTCGGCCTGAAGGCGCAGCCAGCGATTCCGCCGGATCCAATAGAAACGGACAGGCAGGAAAATGTCCACCACTTCGTCGGCAATCAGCAGTCCTCCCAGCACAGGTAAAGCCATAGGAGTGAGCAATTCGGCACCGACGCCCGTGGCAAAGACCATAGGGAAGATGGCGACGATGGCGACACCCTCGGTCAAAAGTTTGGGGCGGAGACGATGAGCAGCCCCTTCGATCACTGCCTGTTGGAGTTCTTCCAGTGAGGAAATCTTTTCTAGTCCCCCTCGTTGGCGTATCGCCTCTCGCAGATAGACGAGCATGATAATCCCGGTTTCCGCAGCCATTCCGAAACAAGCGATGAAGCCCACCCACACGGCAATAGTAAAGTCGAGGGGAGGAGTTTCCCAGCCATGCAGGATTTTGGGAAAGAGCCAGAGGAAAAAGACACCGCCGGCTAGGGCCTCCGGAACAGTGAGCAGCATCAAAGCCGCATCAGCCACATCCCTGTAAGTCAGGTAGAGAATGAAAACGATCAGAAGCAGGACAAGAGGGAGGACGAGGCGAAGCGTTTGGGCAGCACGAAGCTGATGTTCAAATTCGCCGCTCCACACCAGGGTCACCCCCTCGGGAAGAGGAACCTTCTGAGCAATGATGCGCTGGGCTTCCTCGACAAAGCCTAATAAGTCGCGTTGACGCACGTTGAGGGTCACGGTGTTGACAAGCCGCCCATTTTCGCTCCTGATGACCGCGGGTCCATCGACGATGCGAATGTTCGCTACAGCCCCCAAGGGAATGAGAAGATCACGCCTCACAGCATGAGGCGGCTTGATGGCATGGACATCGGGACCCCCGGCGGGCGAAACAGGAGGGGATAATGAAGGATTCGGCAGAGCGGCCGAGGGGATAGACGGATCAGGGTTGGACCCTCTCGGCATGGTTCCTGGACTGACCAGCACCTGACGGATACGCGTTTCATCTTCTCTGGCAGCGCGGGCGAAACGAATACGCACGGGGAAAC
This Thermogemmata fonticola DNA region includes the following protein-coding sequences:
- a CDS encoding TolC family protein produces the protein MSQAAKLELSDLEWEVLARNPTLVEMTAAWQAAMARYPQAVALDDPMFTGAVGPGTIGTAQVDFAFSVQVSQRYPWGGKRALRGQQALAEAAAAGQDLIEAKLQLVEATQWAFYDYYWSERALALNRENLQRWQEARQNAEVRYKSGQAPQQDVLQAEVEIGRLQERELQLRRMQQVAKARLNALLHRSPEADLPPPAEPPPPDQALPSAEQWQQLAIQRRPDLQALYQRLAADQAALALAERDFYPDVEVMAGYNSFMPERPVRPMVGVGWNLPVRRDRRHAAVREAQARTAQRRAQIERLIDQIRFEVQEAYELLRESEQTQRLLARTILPAAEANVREARAAYIAGRIPFVTYVEAERQWIQWREKYYEIVAEVGRRKARLERVAGGPFDPSSHQPADAIPPSSPTPP